In one Lycium barbarum isolate Lr01 chromosome 7, ASM1917538v2, whole genome shotgun sequence genomic region, the following are encoded:
- the LOC132602651 gene encoding uncharacterized protein LOC132602651: protein MDSNIAKPEIQELPSAQGAGRPLAPLNESEVKKRQAIKDEIYRACIENKWTKVQQLYTKNKFVHESLLTRSEDTALHIAISYYNPDRDDSLHHPHLNCIKEMVATIPMENRLGILKQKNEEGNTPLHLAAELGIVSIIECLVNPEDPSLIRETNSKGETPLFIAAYQDKLKVFLYLQKYVQDEKEEGPIELCRKNDGVSTLHAAISGEYFELAFHIIHYYPSLVNHNNEEGMSPLHFLSRMPQVFKCRSYIPLMDSIIYYCINIKEIELMEYEAVKENGEDK, encoded by the exons ATGGACTCCAACATAGCTAAACCAGAAATTCAAGAACTGCCATCAGCACAAGGAGCGGGAAGACCTTTAGCACCTTTAAATGAGTCGGAAGTAAAGAAGAGGCAAGCTATTAAAGATGAAATATATCGAGCCTGTATAGAGAATAAGTGGACAAAAGTTCAGCAACTGTACACCAAAAATAAGTTTGTCCATGAATCCTTACTCACTAGATCAGAAGATACTGCTCTTCACATAGCTATCTCTTATTACAATCCAGATCGAGATGACTCTTTACATCATCCTCATCTTAATTGTATTAAGGAAATGGTTGCCACCATACCAATGGAAAATCGACTAGGTATCTTAAAACAGAAGAATGAAGAAGGGAACACACCTCTTCACCTTGCAGCAGAACTCGGAATTGTCTCGATTATTGAGTGTTTGGTAAACCCAGAAGACCCTTCTCTCATCAGGGAGACCAATTCAAAAGGGGAAACCCCCTTATTCATAGCTGCTTATCAAGACAAGCTAAAAGTTTTTCTCTACCTACAGAAGTATGTTCAAGATGAAAAAGAAGAAGGTCCAATTGAACTTTGTAGAAAGAATGATGGGGTTAGTACGCTACACGCCGCCATCTCTGGGGAGTATTTTG AGCTGGCTTTTCATATAATACATTACTATCCGTCACTTGTCAACCATAACAACGAAGAGGGCATGTCTCCTCTACACTTCCTTTCCAGGATGCCTCAAGTATTCAAATGTCGCAGCTATATTCCGCTCATGGATAGCATTATATACTACT